TGATACAGTGGAGTGGGAGTTCATTCGGGAAATGTTAGATGCCCTTCGCTTTCCCACTGTTTTTATTAATCTGATCATGGAATGTGTCACATCTCCCAAGTTTTCCTTGCTCATCAATGGCTCGTTACATGGCTTCTTTTCTTCTAGAAGGGGGATTCGGCAAGGAGACCCTTTGTCTCCTCTCCTTTTTGTGATTGGCATGGAATACTTATCCCGTTTACTGTCTTTGATCGCTAAGAAGAAAGAGTTCAAGCACAACCCGAGATGTAAGGCTTTAAGATTGAATCACGTTTGCTTTGCTGATGACGTTTTGCTTTTCTCTAAAGGTGATACTTCGTCCATTCTTCTTTTGTTGAGAGCCTTCAAGAGGTTCTCGGACTCATCTGGACTGCAAGCAAATCCCTCCAAAACTTCCATATATTGTGTTGGGATGAAGAATGATGATGTTGAATACATTCTTAATGCTTCGGGGTACTCTAAGGGCTAGCTCCCATTTCGGTATTTGGGGATCCCTATTTGCTCCAAAAGAATTTCCAAGGCTGAATGTGAAAGTATAATTGAGAAGATGGTAGCTCGAATTAGAGTTTGGAGCTCTCGGCATATTTCATATGCAGGTAAATGTACTCTCATTAATTCTGTCCTGCTGACCATTCATACTTATTGGGCTCAAATTTTAATTCTTCCAAAGTTCATCGTTGATAGAATCAATAGCATTTGTCGTGCTTTTCTTTGGAAGAGTAAttcaaactcttgtggttcgGGTCTTGTTGCTTGGAAGAATGTCTGCCTTCCTAAAGATGAAGGGGGGCTGGGTTTTCGTGATATAGATCACTGGAACATTGGAGCATTGAGTAGGTATGTTTGGGATATAGTCAAAAAGAAAGATAACCTCTGGGTTCGTTGGGTTCACTCTGTTTATATCAAAGGTGATTGTTGGTGGAGTTATGAGGCTCCTCAAAATGCAAGCTGGTATTGGAAAAAGATAGTTATGGTTAAGAACATCATCAAGAACAAAATGGAAGAATCTATCTTCACCCAAATGAACTTTAGTATCACTAAAGTTTGCTCTTTGCTTTGGCTGAAATCAAATGTCAGGAAGGTTTGGTTCTCTTCCATTTGGAATCGGCTAAGTACTCCCAAGCACAAGTTTATCACTTGGCTTGCTTGTTTAAACAGGTTACAAACTAGAGAGAGACTTCTTAAAATTGGACAGATTGTTGATGCTAATTGTCTTTTTTGTGGTGCTCATTTGGAGTCGCATCTTCACCTCTTCTTCAGATGTCATTTTAGCTCTACTGTGGCCCAAATTATCTTTACTTGGGCAGATTTCAAAGTGCATAAATTGGAGCTTGAAGCTTGTATCAAAAAGATCAAGAGGTCGAAGCATTCCAAATTCCGAAGAGAGGTCTATCTTGCCATTGTGAATAGCCTTGTATATAATCTTTGGGAAGCTAGGAACAATACTCTGTGGAATGATAATGTGTATACAGTTCATACTCTTGTACAGAAAATTAAAAGAGGAATTTGTATTAGGTTTTCTCTTTTTAAAAATGAGAAAACTAGTCATAGTGATTGTAATTGGTTTGAGCAATTGAGCCATATCTAGGCCTTTGTCTTGAGTTTGTAACAAGCATTGTTGAGCAATAAATTGATccttattcataaaaaaaaaaagatttagttTCCTGAATTTTAATATCTTGGGCTGCACGTAAATTTAAAGTCAAATATCCATAAATAATTGTGAGTAAGTACAGagtatttgttttaaataaacAAGATATATCTTCCCTTTATAATTATATTGTGATAAAATAAAGTTAAATAAGAAATGTAAATATTTCGAAAATCACAAAAATGGAAAGTGAATTATGAAATTCacaataaaaggaaaacaaaaaatgattttttaataaaaaaaatattttataaaatatgccgatttacactaacttgtccAATTTTTGAATAAATTACTAAGAGTTATTTTACTCCTCTTTTGTTTCTGTTTTTTTCCTCGATAATATTTTCTTCTGATTTTAGAAAGATACTCGAAATTATTCTCCCTTGAAATTGACCTTCACGTGAGAGAGGGACGAAAAGTCTTACAAGAATCGGTGGCCATCTTCAACCAGAcctcattatttttcttctttgatTTCTCTCTTTTCCCACATCTCTGTCAACTGTATATATCTTCTTTATTAAATTCAACAAGCTCATTATTAGCTAAACAACTATTGTAACTAACATTCAAaactttatatataataatattactattaattattttgataattacatGGATATTGTGACATTATTTAGCATATgaattgtgagtttatttattaTATGTAATCAAACTTTTATGATCATAAATTTACGTCAACTGACAACAACCACCAATCACCAAAAAACTCAGTTATATATATTCTCACTCTTTAAAACCCTGACAATATCCCTCGTTACCAATTAATTCTATCATTAACAGAGggaaggagaaagagagagagagagaggaacaCAGCTATCATGGTGAACTTAGTAGCAGCACAGAAGCCATTACTTCATTGGCTAATGAAGCTGGCCGGGGTGACCCCTCACGCGGTGGAGATAGAGCCCGGAACAGTAATGAACTTTTGGGTCCCGAACGAGACCATTACCAAGAAAGGAGAAAAGCCCAAGCCCAATTCAAAGCCCAAAGAAACTAAGCCCGTGGTGGTGCTGGTGCATGGTTTCGCCGCCGAGGGCATCGTGACGTGGCAGTTCCAGCTCGGAGCTCTGACCAAGAAGTACTCCGTTTACGTACCTGATCTTCTCTTCTTCGGTGGGTCGGTATCCGATAAGACGGACCGGTCGCCGAGTTTCCAGGCGGAGTGTTTGGCTACGGGGTTGAGGAAGCTCGGGGTGGAGAAGTGTGTTGTGGTTGGGTTCAGTTATGGGGGGATGGTGTCGTTTAAGCTGGCTGAGCTCTACCCGGAGCTGGTTGAGGCTATGGTGATTTCTGGGTCGATCTTGGCCATGACTTGTTCGGTGAGCGAAACGACAATGGAAAGGCTTGGGTTTTCGTCGTCGTCGGAGCTTTTGTTGCCCACTTCTGTGAAGGGTCTCAAAGCTCTTTTATCGGTCGCCGCTTATAAAAAGCTCTGGTTTCCTGATCGTCTACATAAGGATTATCTTGAGGTTAGAGTTAATACtactataaatatttattaataattctCTTAATTTTGAGTCCTTCGATTCGTTTTGGTGTTATTATAAAACTACGTTCGTGAATAATAATTTGATGGTGataattcatatatatatgtgcatatacaTATTAATGTATATGAACAAAAATTAAAGTAATGGTAAAGACAGTGCAGATATTATTTAAGAAAGTAGCTATTAATTAGTAAAAATCTCAAACCTAAAATAATACAGAAAATAGTCGAAGATTTTGagttttgtgttattttaatcTTAGAATTTAATTTAGTGATTATATATTGATATTGTTTAGGTCTCGTTTGGGACCGTTTCAAAAAAAAGCTAAAAaggtgttttaaaaaaaaaatcgtgcAATAATAGTATTTGCTAAACTGTTAGAAAATTTTTTTATGCAGAAACTGTTTtgtgttatttattatatattactcaaaataaaaatatttaaaataaataatatttaattcttaaaatattttttgtaaataaaatatttttataatttatatatattagatattattttattttaataaatttagaCTAACAAACCACAGTTTATTATACACTGTAACATTATATCAGgcattatttttaaattataatttatcaaaaatatatcaatttcattttttttttaaaaataaaaagaaaaataactaaAGACATTAAAAGTAAGTTTTGAGATAACTCAAATTTTACATATGTGAGATTATACTACGAACAAAATAtaataccatattattattattattggaatctaaaacacatcaaatagtaatatatatacacaacaatatatattatataacataatatttttgtttataatcACTTTATTAGTCTCTTATAAAAAACACACTTAATTTAATCAtgtgaatttttttaataaaataaatatgatatctTGATACAACTTTTCCAACTCACGTCGCTTTAAAATCTATAATTTACTAAATACTCAATAATTTTTCCCCACAGAACAACTACATGGGTTTTTCCTCACAGCACAGTAGAATCTACTTTTCACTACAACAAAACTTTACCAAACTAACCCTTACACGAGGACAAACCCTATGAAGAAAAAATATAAGTATGTCTATTACCTTACTATACACGAATTAATATATTGAGTAATGATTAATATATCTTGAGTTAATGATTGTACACACATTTTTCACACATATAAATCATGCATTGATAGCCACAATTGTTGTACTTAGAAAAAAATTTCACTAAGCTTTTAATtgtctttaattaaataatatgttGTGTAATTGGAAAATCTATTATATctttatatatgtgtattttctatatttatgtataaataaaagatATATGTGTCTAACATCATTCTGCTATCAAACACATGTATTTATGGGATTATTTATAATTAGTAAATAACATCATTAATACGTTATTTTTTTATAGGGTATTATACCAACCCGAAAATTTTATTAAGACatcttatttattattaaaaaagaacataaaatatagattttttttttaaaatttttgctCACTTTTTTTATTCCTTCTCATATTCTAAAAAAATacacattaaaaaaaacaaaaattttgttatacattattttttttaaaaaaaattatgaagataagataaaaaaaagattgaaaacTAACacgaaaaagtaaaataaaaaaggtcaacaaaattgaaaaaagtgttaagaataaaattttaaaaaaaatataatttgatGTTTTTTAATAGATAAAGTCATATATTTAACGTGGCTAAAATAACCCGCGCTCAATTCTAGAAAATATATGGAGGAAGATATGGGACATGAGTAAAGAGAGAAAAATAACTTTGATCTTTATTCATACATAAATATTGGCCCATTAGCAAGTGTAACTTAAGTTTGGAGCCTTATATAATTATAGAAGAAGTTATAGCTAGGCGAGATCTATTTGACTATTTCTATCTAATACATGTGCTTTAAAAACATTAATGTGGAAGTAAATTTTATaagatataaagaaaaaaaaaactgtgATAGTGATAGAGTGGTAATATATACAGTACGAATAATGATATATGTATCAAAATTATGCATCAAAACATTACACCAACTAACGTGTTAACATGGCCAGCCTTAAAGAATTTCGAGCCCTAAGAAAAGTTGAGGATTATGAGTCCTTTTTGTAAAACTTTCTAAAATTTACGATATTTTAAAAATGGATCATTGAGCTAAGGGGGCCCCAGGCGTGGGTCTGGTCTGCCTTAGTCCAGGACCGGCCTCGCGTGTTAaccaatcaaatttattttaggcAGGACCAACGTTATAATTTGTATAATGTTTTTGtgcataattttattatttacatCGTTATTCATATAGTATTTAATTAGATAGTTGAAAATTTTGCAACTTGCAAGCTAGGCTATGACTAGAGAGAGATGGTGATCGTTTTCAGTTATGGACACACTATTTATGTGGATGTTTCGTAATTGGTAATTAGGTAGAGACTTGCAGGGAATGGCGTTACTCTATTACAACTCGTACACTCTTGAAATGAAACAAAACTCTTCCATCATTTATAGCtccataaatataaattaatttcataTATATGGATAAGTGTGcacttttgaatgaaataattaACAAGTAGGACTATATAAAGAGTATTATTTGAtaaagataatatatatatatatatattacaagttGATTTATATAGGCTATACACACACTAATTAAATATAGCTTTAAAACTTATACACTTCTTTTGGTTAAGCTCATTTAAAACTGCTTTCAGATTCTAGGATTTATAACCTATTTTGAGACTGTTTaggttaaaaataaaaagtattttTAGAGATTTAGGATTTCTCCATTGACATTTTTGAGAAgctatttttttaaattagaataattttattattcttaatCTACtcgtaaaagttttttttttttttatttaatatccaaatactttaaaaagaaaaaataatagttTTCTATAAGAAAAAATAAGTCAAAACTTTTACTTATATTGTGCTAAAATCAAAATAAGCAAAAGCTTTGCCAAACAATATTATACAACTTTACTAGTTTACactttttttgtttaataaatattaaaatatgatatttaacaatacaaaaaaatatatatttcaaaataattttaataatatattttctaaaagttaaaataaaatattttaaataatttatttaattcaaaacCTAAAATTTTAAGACATTAATAATTTTATTACTTTTTCTCTTCTTAAGTTTTCAACTAATGAAaacataatttaattaattttaggtttttttattattaaaatattaaattaggATTTTTGAATTCAAGAAAAATAttcttaacttttttttttttaaaaatattagatattttaattaaaatagtaaTCTCAAGGTATGCATTTGTATAGATTTGTCAAATATATTAGGGAGAAGAGTATAAGCTGTTACTAAAAAAAAAGAGTATATAATAAAGTAGCATAATCTCCATATAATAATAAGTAATGATACATTACATACTTATGTACCAAGacattttacaaaaatatttttctttcaaATAGAAATATTATCCCCAGAGTAGCATAAAATAACGATTGGTTATTGGTTGAGTTGAACCGACTACTCATAATAATgaaaaacaaaaattacaaagcTTAATCAAAATTGGACAACTGCCTTGTCCTATATTGCTCATTATTTTAATATAGTAGGACCTATTTTAAATTAATGTagttgattgatttttttttttgtattttagtgTAAATTGTGCATCCACatataattaataatagaataatgaTATGTGTATTAAAATTATGCATCAAAATCTTCTACCAATTGATGTGTTactgttttttaaaatagtgggtcCTGTTAGAAATAAATGCGATTGGTTTAAAGAAACTATCATATCAGTTGATgtaatattttggtgcatataTCATAATATAGGTGAAGAATATTTTAGAATGGGGTCACTTAGTATAACAACTTAGTAGATGATAAATAGGAAAGAGTATTGCTAAGTGACATTAAATGTATTTAATACCACTTTAGGTGACATTATTTTTGTGCAATTTAATAAAATGTCCCACATATCATTAAATTGCACAAAtatatttatcaaattaatttaaAGTGGTGTTAGGCACTTGGCCTAACAATTCTTGGAAGGGAAATCACAAGTTGGGAAGACGAACTTGCCGCCACCAAGCACACCACGTTGCATGTTACACCATATTCAACCAACCTCACCTAAACCTAGTGGTGTATTTATGATATTTAGCCCATAAATGAAGAAGTGACAACAAATTTGCCGATAAGAATGAAAATTATTGTATTAAGACCGTAGTCATTGACTAGTACTATAAAATACATGGTTGTTTTCTGGTGCACCCCAAAAAGTGGTACATCAGTGCATCCTCTCTTCAGTTTTTTACTCGAGAAGTATTTTTGGCCCAAAATTTTGTATggtcatgtatattgtagttattaaGATCATCATACAAATTTTTatgaaattctaaataatttatgcTGTCGAAAAAAATGTTCAAATAAGTTATTTTTTACGCGTATAAAAAAACAGTCACGTGTTTAACAAACTATTTGAACTTTATttttcggcactataaattattcggatactctaaataactacaatatacgtgattatgaaaaatatttacaCCAAAAACCAAAAATTAGAGAAAGGTGCATCAATGTGCTCCTCTTTAGGGGTACACGAGAGATTTTCcctaaaatataaatatacacCGATGGATCCGGGTATAGTTTTGTGTGTATTAGAATTGTGGTTTTGGGAATTTGAAAAACACATGTATATAATACTAGCACTAGGCTTTTGTGGGGGATAAAATTTTAATGCATTGATGAAATTGTTATATAGGTGATGTTCACCAATAGAAAGGAGAGATGTGAACTTCTTGAAGCTCTAGAAGTCAACAGCAAAGACCCTACCATCCCCAATTTTTCACAGGTCCATAATCTCATCCTAGCTATATTCCTCATTTTCGTACTACCTAGTTATGTACATATGTTCTGTTAATTTCTCTCTTTCAAAATTTTGCCCACTTATTTTTATATTGCCTTGTATTGCTCTGTGCAGAGAATTCATCTGTTGTGGGGAGAGAATGATGAGATTTTCAAGCAAGAACTTGCCCAAAACATGAAACAGTATGTCAAACAATACTTGTATAAATAAAGCACACCCACGCACTTGCTAGTCCATTTGagtaatatacatatatatatatagatttaatTTTAGAGAAATCGGTGAAAATTAtcttttttttaagtgattttgtactctgacttacttttgataattttttgtaaaatgatcTCTGTTTAAAATTCAactagttgtctaaatttttcgactagCAGTCTAAAATTTTTTACCGGATGtttgaccacctgtctaaattttttaCTAGCGGTCTAAATTATCTACGCTAGAgtgcaaaataattttaaaaaaataaattattttgccaaaagaccatttaaTTTTATGTAGTGTTTAATTATGACTAATCTTAATATCACAACAAATTTAGCACGAGCCAAATATTgtaagagtacataaaaaaaaatagggcTCATTATTTGTTATAATTAGTCTTTGGTAAACATAAATATTCTCAATCATTGTCTTTTGTATAAGGAGTATTGTTAAGAGGCACCATCCAACACTATCTTACACGATATATTATTATTGGTGCAATTAAATATCAGATTTCCAACACAtactttaattaaaataaaatatgtggaTCGGATACTAAATTATAACATTGTTATATGTGACATATAGCAATGTTGAACTTTAAAATACCATAATAGTTTTGTATATTTTTAGTAACTTTTGAAGTTTGGAAAGTAATATTGGTTTATGTTGGATGTGTGGTTTTAATTATACAGGCAACTAGGAGAGAATACAACGTTTGAAGGTATAGAGAAGGCAGGTCACTTGGTTCACTTGGAGAGACCTTGCGTCTACAATAAATGTATCAAAGAATTTCTTACTACGGTCTATAAGGAGACCTGAATCACCTGAtcgaccatatatatatatatatatatatatatatctttatggTGGGATGATGGAGAAGAAATGAAGATTTTATTGTTCTTATTGAAATTTGAATGAATTATATTATCTTTATGATTTGTGTATGTCACATTTTATAGCAAATACAATCCAATATCGATCATCACTGTTGAAAATCAGTTTGATTTTTTACTATAATgttttttttagggtttatatattttttgatcttgtattttgttacattacTTATTTGGATCTGtgatttaataaattatttttttaaatcctatattttgtaaaatgattaaaatagactCATAAACACGATTTTGATGAACACAATTGAATATAACAATTCAGTTATTAGATAAAATAGTTGTGATTTTGTTCTAAATTAttaatttggtgaattatttatgattttagttcaaaaaaactTTGATAAAAAACTGTAATATTCAAAAttgtaattaatattaatataaagaaTAAATTAAACCATATACTTTTAGTTCATTGTAGATttaaattcataattaattattaaaatcaaaacataataaAGTACAAAATATAATCATtgatcaatttcatatttttttcaaTAATCTTGATACATTCTTTTttcatattttgaaaaaaattgtgTAACGTAAAATTACATCCATTTAACTTTGCCTAAACATTTTTGTTACAAATCATTggctatataatttataataattttggaTACACATTGATGAATTTTGGTGAAAGGGTTATAATATTATTGTTTCTAGCCCTTTGAAATTTCGTTATTGGGTAAAAAAATTTATTGCATAATGtccaaaataatttatttttcactTCTTACTAACTGATACAAATGTTTAAAATAGCAAGACTCAATGTTGACATGATTAAGACCATTATGATTCCCACTTAAAGCTCCATTTGGAACATATTTTAGCATTATATATTAAGGTTCACATAATAATTTGTGTAAATGTTTGCTATATGTTTGTAAAGCTTATCATGAGCAAATTTTATGAAAATCTTGTTACAATATAGTATTTGATTGTCTCTTAATCATTTTTAAATAATTCTCTCtctctattattattttaaaaagtatgtatatgtatgtgtatatatatatatatataaatacccaaattcaaaCTAAAATCATAATCCAatctaaattttaaattttttcacaaaaatagattttaaaattaattttataaatctatgttgcattcatgttaagtaaatttataaattatgtaAATCTTAATGACAGAAATATATTGTTTAGTAATGATATTAGCTATGtaaatttttgttaaaaaaaattaattacaagATTGTCTGTATGTTGTTTACAAAAATGCTTTTTCATAactaatttttataaatgctatTTACAAATATGTAATAGATGTTTAAATCTGTAACTGAtacttacaaatttgtaacaaatattttaaataaaattataatttactaCTTTATATTTacaaatgtttaccgagtttttcggaaacgaataactaacagaataataaaaagataagaactgtagaaatgctgaaatgtaactaaacaaatagtgtttttacgtggttcaggcgttaacaagccctagtccacgagtcgatgttattatacttgggaaaggttacagtaagatggctggtgcacaagaacttcacacactcacagtgtttctctcgggttctcttgaagaagatgaagctagagagattttagtagagtttttgctatatgatttgttcgtccctcttcttgtaaaatgaaggggtctttatagatagggttttggattagggtttttctctacgtacatgagtcttaattacaccagccataaatagggatacaattactgtagtagcatggctacaagactctatgtgggtatatttacgtgaaagtatggggaacacacaaagtcagccgtcttttccaagttgtcagcggaacagtaggcgaaaaggtaccctt
The genomic region above belongs to Humulus lupulus chromosome 1, drHumLupu1.1, whole genome shotgun sequence and contains:
- the LOC133812630 gene encoding uncharacterized protein LOC133812630 translates to MVNLVAAQKPLLHWLMKLAGVTPHAVEIEPGTVMNFWVPNETITKKGEKPKPNSKPKETKPVVVLVHGFAAEGIVTWQFQLGALTKKYSVYVPDLLFFGGSVSDKTDRSPSFQAECLATGLRKLGVEKCVVVGFSYGGMVSFKLAELYPELVEAMVISGSILAMTCSVSETTMERLGFSSSSELLLPTSVKGLKALLSVAAYKKLWFPDRLHKDYLEVMFTNRKERCELLEALEVNSKDPTIPNFSQRIHLLWGENDEIFKQELAQNMKQQLGENTTFEGIEKAGHLVHLERPCVYNKCIKEFLTTVYKET
- the LOC133780547 gene encoding uncharacterized protein LOC133780547; translated protein: MVARIRVWSSRHISYAGKCTLINSVLLTIHTYWAQILILPKFIVDRINSICRAFLWKSNSNSCGSGLVAWKNVCLPKDEGGLGFRDIDHWNIGALSRYVWDIVKKKDNLWVRWVHSVYIKGDCWWSYEAPQNASWYWKKIVMVKNIIKNKMEESIFTQMNFSITKVCSLLWLKSNVRKVWFSSIWNRLSTPKHKFITWLACLNRLQTRERLLKIGQIVDANCLFCGAHLESHLHLFFRCHFSSTVAQIIFTWADFKVHKLELEACIKKIKRSKHSKFRREVYLAIVNSLVYNLWEARNNTLWNDNVYTVHTLVQKIKRGICIRFSLFKNEKTSHSDCNWFEQLSHI